A window from Neobacillus sp. PS3-40 encodes these proteins:
- a CDS encoding IS110 family transposase: protein MKDTIKYVGLDVSKEKIAVAIADEGRGEPRYHGMIPHTPEEVRKLMKKLGSPESLRVCYEAGPTGYPLYRLFITLGIHCSVIAPSLIPKRPGERIKTDRRDSVRLAHLYRAGELTPIYVPTPEDEALRDLVRCREDAKEDELRGKHRLSKFLLRNDIKPPTGVNKWTIKYFRWLDTLKFENPSLQVTFQEYYHQLKELAQRILRLEEEIKILASKGVHAKKIQALQSLRGVALITATSIVAEIGSFKRFTTPRQFMAYVGLIPSEYSSGEKGDKEK from the coding sequence ATGAAGGATACCATAAAATATGTAGGTTTAGACGTATCAAAGGAAAAAATTGCAGTCGCTATTGCCGATGAGGGCCGAGGGGAGCCTAGATACCATGGAATGATTCCTCATACACCAGAAGAAGTGAGGAAATTAATGAAAAAATTGGGCAGCCCGGAATCTCTGCGAGTGTGTTATGAAGCTGGTCCGACAGGATATCCATTGTACCGACTATTTATCACACTAGGGATTCACTGCTCGGTGATTGCCCCGTCTCTTATTCCTAAAAGACCTGGAGAACGTATTAAAACGGATCGCAGGGACTCTGTTCGCTTAGCTCATTTATATCGGGCTGGAGAGTTGACTCCAATTTATGTACCAACTCCAGAGGATGAGGCTCTGCGGGATCTTGTTAGGTGTAGAGAAGATGCCAAAGAAGACGAACTGAGAGGGAAACACCGATTAAGTAAATTTTTACTGCGTAATGATATTAAACCTCCTACTGGAGTAAATAAGTGGACAATCAAATATTTCAGATGGCTGGACACTTTAAAATTTGAAAACCCTTCTCTACAAGTAACTTTCCAGGAATACTACCACCAACTCAAAGAGTTAGCACAACGTATTCTAAGGTTAGAAGAAGAAATTAAAATTTTAGCGAGTAAAGGTGTCCATGCCAAAAAAATTCAAGCACTCCAATCATTAAGAGGAGTAGCTCTTATTACAGCGACAAGTATTGTAGCAGAAATCGGTTCTTTTAAACGTTTTACTACACCGAGGCAATTCATGGCTTATGTTGGTTTAATCCCTAGCGAGTATTCGAGTGGTGAAAAAGGAGACAAGGAGAAATAA
- a CDS encoding ATP-binding protein, whose protein sequence is MAIFDYQEEDSLGKVFAVDTTSVILNVDNIEKLRSMQVNRLVALRSSRAGQHLIGMVNKIVRKSINGLQPEEIEEDELNPKESNSVRITLIGTFFDRVLEQPNVFRRTLETVPEIDANCFPIDGAKLTAFMTAISFQSGEERQALSIGNYTLDDSAIAYLDANKFFQRHAVIVGSTGSGKSWTTAKLLEQVATLDNSNAILFDLHGEYKTLTDDGIKHYRIAGPSDIELGKDIEDGILCFPYWLLGYEDMMGMLVDRSDQNAPNQAMVLSRTVIEAKRRFLEAIGEVEIINNFTVDSPVPYMLSEVLDELIRLDSEMVQGAKKDTLKQGEFHGKLSRFIARLENKVSDKRLAFMMNPPDTVNEWDWMNRLSNALLSGREHQNEKKGGVKIIDLSEVPSDILPMVIGRIASLIFSLQQWTKKEDRHPIALLCDEAHLYIPEISSTFGLTDSAQRSFERIAKEGRKYGVGLVVISQRPSEVNKTILSQCSNFISMRLSNAEDQNVIKRLLPDNLGGFTDLLPVLDRGEALIVGDASLLPSRVRISEPNNQPDSGTIDFWDEWMNVDKINSVEESVKSWRMQSMVRRTLV, encoded by the coding sequence ATGGCGATATTTGATTATCAAGAAGAAGACTCTTTAGGCAAGGTTTTTGCTGTGGATACGACAAGTGTGATATTAAATGTTGATAATATTGAAAAGTTACGTAGCATGCAAGTTAATCGTTTAGTAGCCCTTCGAAGTAGTAGAGCGGGGCAACATCTAATTGGTATGGTGAATAAAATCGTCCGTAAATCTATTAATGGACTACAACCGGAAGAGATTGAAGAAGACGAGCTAAATCCTAAAGAAAGCAATTCTGTAAGAATTACATTAATAGGAACTTTTTTTGATAGAGTTTTAGAACAACCAAATGTTTTTAGAAGGACACTTGAAACTGTTCCAGAGATTGATGCGAATTGTTTTCCTATAGATGGAGCAAAATTGACTGCTTTTATGACTGCAATTTCTTTTCAATCGGGAGAAGAACGACAGGCGTTAAGTATAGGGAATTATACATTAGATGACAGTGCAATTGCTTATTTAGATGCTAATAAATTCTTTCAACGCCATGCAGTCATTGTTGGAAGTACAGGATCAGGGAAATCTTGGACAACCGCTAAACTTTTAGAGCAAGTTGCTACTTTAGATAATTCTAATGCAATTCTTTTTGATTTACATGGAGAGTACAAGACGCTTACAGATGATGGTATCAAACATTATAGAATTGCTGGACCAAGCGATATCGAACTTGGTAAAGATATTGAAGATGGAATCTTATGTTTTCCGTATTGGTTGCTAGGCTATGAAGATATGATGGGTATGCTCGTAGATCGAAGTGATCAGAATGCCCCAAACCAAGCAATGGTATTATCAAGAACTGTTATAGAAGCTAAAAGAAGATTTTTAGAAGCAATAGGAGAGGTAGAAATTATTAATAATTTTACCGTGGATAGCCCTGTTCCTTATATGTTAAGTGAAGTATTAGATGAATTAATTAGGTTAGACTCTGAGATGGTTCAGGGGGCTAAAAAAGATACTTTAAAACAAGGTGAATTCCATGGTAAATTAAGCCGATTCATTGCTAGATTGGAAAATAAAGTTTCGGATAAGAGGTTGGCTTTCATGATGAATCCTCCTGACACTGTAAATGAATGGGATTGGATGAATCGACTTTCGAATGCATTGTTGTCTGGTAGAGAGCATCAAAATGAAAAAAAAGGAGGCGTGAAAATAATCGATTTATCTGAGGTACCCTCAGATATTTTACCAATGGTTATTGGAAGAATAGCAAGCTTAATCTTTTCACTCCAACAATGGACAAAAAAAGAAGACCGTCATCCTATTGCATTGTTATGTGATGAAGCACATTTGTATATTCCTGAAATCTCAAGCACATTTGGATTAACAGATTCTGCACAAAGGAGTTTTGAGCGAATTGCGAAAGAAGGAAGAAAATATGGTGTTGGTTTAGTTGTCATTAGTCAACGGCCCTCTGAAGTAAATAAGACAATATTGAGTCAATGTAGTAACTTTATCTCTATGAGACTATCTAATGCAGAAGACCAAAATGTAATTAAACGGCTATTACCTGATAACTTAGGTGGATTTACTGATTTGCTTCCTGTACTTGATCGAGGAGAGGCATTAATAGTGGGGGACGCAAGTTTATTGCCAAGTCGAGTAAGGATTTCTGAACCAAATAATCAACCAGACAGTGGCACTATTGATTTTTGGGATGAATGGATGAATGTTGATAAAATTAATTCCGTTGAAGAATCTGTTAAATCATGGCGTATGCAAAGTATGGTGCGAAGAACCTTAGTATAA
- a CDS encoding SIR2 family protein — protein MKNLNNDLPKQVVKFIQDCISFVPVIVLGSGASAAYGIPGMEELAKYLGENINPGDPEKGQWEEFRAELRNGRDLEQALHLVSINVNLENEIIFKTKELISKKDIEIRRLVALNEITMPLSRLLIFLNDTASPSIKIVTTNYDRLAEYAIDQARLNPYTGFEGQYIKRFNGKIKKTLREPNSVEVLKVHGSLDWYRTSELQLLSLPDDFHDISELIPVIVTPGRGKYQHTHDDPFRSLITRVDELFADAKSIIIIGFGFNDVHIQPKLVEKMRASQTPILIISKELTTRARDFIKSNQNAKIVGIEEYNTGSKIVLPNSEDIEIADSIWDLKELLKIIL, from the coding sequence GTGAAAAACTTGAATAATGATTTGCCCAAACAAGTAGTGAAATTCATTCAAGATTGCATTTCCTTTGTTCCTGTTATCGTATTAGGAAGTGGAGCATCAGCTGCATACGGAATTCCGGGAATGGAGGAATTAGCTAAATATTTAGGCGAAAATATTAATCCAGGCGATCCTGAAAAGGGGCAATGGGAGGAATTTAGAGCTGAACTTAGGAATGGAAGAGATTTAGAACAAGCATTACACCTCGTTAGTATAAATGTAAATTTAGAAAATGAAATAATTTTTAAAACAAAGGAATTAATAAGTAAAAAGGATATAGAAATACGTAGGCTAGTTGCTTTGAATGAAATTACCATGCCTCTTAGTCGATTGTTGATCTTTCTTAATGATACAGCTTCTCCTAGCATTAAAATAGTAACTACGAATTATGACCGATTAGCGGAATATGCTATTGATCAAGCGAGACTTAATCCTTATACAGGGTTTGAAGGACAATACATAAAAAGATTTAATGGGAAGATAAAAAAAACCCTTAGAGAGCCAAATTCAGTTGAAGTTCTTAAAGTGCATGGGTCACTTGATTGGTATCGTACCTCTGAATTACAATTGCTGTCGTTACCAGATGACTTTCATGACATAAGTGAACTTATTCCTGTAATAGTAACACCGGGGAGAGGGAAATATCAACATACACACGATGATCCTTTTAGAAGTCTCATAACGAGAGTCGATGAATTATTTGCTGATGCCAAATCAATAATAATAATTGGATTTGGTTTTAATGATGTGCACATCCAACCAAAATTAGTAGAGAAAATGAGAGCTTCCCAAACCCCTATTTTAATTATTTCGAAAGAATTGACTACAAGAGCGAGAGATTTTATTAAAAGTAATCAAAATGCGAAAATTGTCGGAATTGAAGAATACAATACAGGTTCTAAAATTGTCTTGCCAAACTCTGAAGATATTGAAATAGCAGACTCTATTTGGGATCTAAAAGAATTATTGAAAATTATTTTGTAG
- a CDS encoding helix-turn-helix transcriptional regulator — MERNTVVIGQLIRNKRLEKRIGVRELSRDIGVSPSYISQLEKGVYKKPSDEVLLNIFNVLNFEEKYKSVFGLSDSHTETKEDQIKNNELKRILIEKLIDQMENMDTSEIELYALFFQGYRDVMVKIIEIEKKANDRAKTIHSIREYVDFLYNKHVVNRLSRLFD, encoded by the coding sequence ATGGAGAGAAACACAGTTGTTATAGGCCAGTTAATTCGAAATAAACGCTTGGAAAAACGTATTGGAGTAAGAGAATTATCAAGAGATATTGGGGTTAGTCCGAGTTACATTTCCCAGCTTGAAAAAGGAGTTTATAAAAAGCCTTCTGATGAAGTTTTGTTAAACATATTTAATGTTTTAAACTTTGAAGAGAAATATAAATCTGTCTTTGGTTTATCTGATAGCCATACAGAAACAAAAGAAGATCAAATTAAAAATAATGAATTAAAAAGGATACTTATCGAGAAACTGATTGATCAGATGGAGAATATGGATACAAGTGAAATTGAATTATATGCATTGTTTTTTCAGGGATATCGAGATGTAATGGTGAAAATTATTGAAATAGAAAAAAAAGCGAATGATAGGGCAAAAACCATTCATTCAATCAGGGAGTATGTCGATTTCCTTTATAATAAACATGTTGTAAACAGATTAAGTCGTTTGTTTGATTAA
- a CDS encoding helix-turn-helix domain-containing protein, translating into MEFTNVDKIPDNIMLNPETIGKLICVAPKTVRRWVNENKLPSCNPGGHHRILGKDLKKFLEQKPKKGHRINGRVIENLQGENFDSWMEKVKKTGEKSSLPLIFEVILDYKVYKSGHVAKMLGVTPATVRLLVSQKGLRSVNTKGHHVILGKDLKEFLFKRIT; encoded by the coding sequence ATGGAATTTACAAATGTTGATAAAATACCAGATAATATAATGTTGAATCCTGAAACCATTGGTAAATTAATATGCGTTGCTCCAAAAACTGTTCGAAGATGGGTAAATGAAAATAAACTTCCATCGTGTAATCCTGGTGGACACCATAGAATATTGGGAAAAGATTTGAAAAAATTTTTAGAGCAGAAGCCCAAAAAAGGGCATCGAATAAATGGAAGGGTTATTGAAAATTTACAAGGTGAAAATTTTGATAGTTGGATGGAAAAGGTAAAAAAAACTGGAGAAAAATCATCCCTGCCTTTAATATTTGAAGTAATATTGGATTATAAGGTCTATAAATCGGGACATGTTGCTAAAATGCTTGGCGTAACACCAGCAACAGTAAGATTATTAGTAAGTCAAAAGGGTTTGCGTTCAGTTAATACCAAGGGTCATCATGTTATACTTGGAAAAGATTTAAAAGAATTTTTATTCAAAAGAATAACTTAA
- a CDS encoding helix-turn-helix domain-containing protein yields MGFLYVDFEDNEIFTPEKIATMWGFHPETVRSWCRTGKIKSHKWNGKYAISGKDFKDYINGGI; encoded by the coding sequence GTGGGATTTTTGTATGTCGACTTTGAAGATAACGAAATATTCACGCCCGAAAAAATTGCAACAATGTGGGGATTTCACCCCGAAACTGTTAGAAGTTGGTGCAGAACTGGTAAAATAAAAAGTCACAAATGGAATGGAAAATATGCAATTTCAGGAAAGGATTTTAAGGACTATATTAACGGAGGGATTTAA
- a CDS encoding YHYH domain-containing protein, protein MNKFFLLGLALLLLLQVSYVEAHPGRTDTNGGHYCWTNCQSFGLTYGEYHTHKTNSGTGAYFPDTTTQKQVGYDLPVGKIFLLGIGILFIYLIVRGASGSKKEEKAISINPFENSLRGVKIERVKWQKKDRFSPPDPKYGSLKKLRI, encoded by the coding sequence ATGAATAAGTTTTTTCTACTCGGACTTGCATTGCTTCTTTTGCTACAAGTAAGTTACGTTGAAGCTCACCCTGGCAGGACAGACACAAACGGTGGCCATTATTGTTGGACTAATTGTCAAAGCTTTGGATTGACTTACGGAGAATATCATACGCATAAAACTAATTCCGGCACAGGAGCCTATTTTCCTGACACAACAACACAAAAACAAGTAGGTTACGACCTCCCTGTTGGTAAGATTTTTCTACTCGGAATCGGCATTCTTTTTATTTATTTAATTGTTCGAGGAGCAAGTGGTTCAAAAAAAGAAGAAAAGGCAATAAGCATAAACCCTTTTGAAAATAGTTTAAGGGGGGTAAAAATTGAACGTGTAAAGTGGCAGAAAAAAGATCGCTTTTCTCCTCCAGATCCCAAGTATGGCTCTTTAAAAAAGTTAAGAATTTAA
- a CDS encoding metallophosphoesterase family protein, translating to MEKRKLAMSDVHGQYQSMVTLLEVANFNPEKDQLVLVGDLIDRGPHSVEVLKYAKQLQERYPENVFVVLGNHEIMMRQYVFGMKSNMWLRYGGQAVIQELKTAFQTTTERVQHLVWVANLPLYHQDEEHFYVHAGIDVNKPATEQHEMSTFTELNWMYSVPSKALKQAIGDRIMVHGHTPYSAVYRAGNNFISCDTGASVWENGKLSLVDLSNNLYYCNDLKSPEVRTLRIEELEIVDRIEKARGK from the coding sequence ATGGAGAAAAGAAAATTGGCTATGAGCGACGTGCACGGCCAGTATCAATCGATGGTGACGCTTCTTGAAGTAGCCAACTTCAATCCAGAGAAAGATCAACTGGTCTTGGTTGGCGATTTGATTGACCGTGGTCCCCATTCTGTTGAAGTGCTCAAGTATGCTAAACAGCTGCAGGAGCGATACCCCGAAAATGTTTTTGTGGTTCTAGGAAATCACGAAATCATGATGAGGCAATATGTGTTTGGCATGAAAAGCAATATGTGGCTGCGTTACGGTGGACAAGCGGTCATACAAGAATTGAAGACTGCTTTTCAAACCACAACAGAAAGGGTTCAGCACCTTGTTTGGGTAGCGAATCTCCCTCTTTATCATCAGGATGAGGAACACTTTTACGTTCACGCCGGAATTGATGTTAATAAGCCTGCCACGGAGCAGCATGAAATGAGTACGTTTACCGAGTTGAACTGGATGTATTCGGTCCCATCAAAGGCGTTAAAACAGGCGATAGGGGACCGGATCATGGTACACGGGCACACTCCTTACTCCGCCGTTTATCGAGCTGGAAACAACTTTATTTCTTGCGATACAGGGGCTTCGGTTTGGGAAAACGGAAAGCTTTCTCTTGTTGATCTATCCAATAACCTCTATTACTGTAACGATCTCAAATCCCCTGAAGTGCGGACACTCCGAATTGAAGAGCTGGAGATAGTGGACAGAATCGAGAAAGCGAGGGGAAAATGA